Proteins from a single region of Drosophila biarmipes strain raj3 chromosome 3R, RU_DBia_V1.1, whole genome shotgun sequence:
- the LOC108023740 gene encoding uncharacterized protein LOC108023740, producing the protein MRVYLYQMRPVLFLFYIVETAANMVLIHFYLKTFVFVNLALMGWVDLLTQYMYMVCFYIFTVLTTFASINLCTGNHCSIVQEVVRPLLGFLTYTICSLMVLGDAKSDIYVLYSDAKPGDLLRPEKPMHPYFDNIRIQATISLVTSVIFLLHCLIALDVLLSNEDSDDEHSSENSKPSDPSDDIVDELDYVPVRLYVLGGVVQRWLEQYQWFQDFTRNGVSYI; encoded by the coding sequence ATGAGGGTCTACCTGTATCAGATGCGCCCGGTGCTGTTCCTCTTCTACATCGTGGAGACCGCGGCCAACATGGTTCTGATCCACTTCTACCTGAAGACCTTCGTGTTCGTCAACTTGGCCCTGATGGGCTGGGTCGACCTCTTGACCCAATACATGTATATGGTTTGCTTTTACATTTTCACGGTGCTGACGACCTTTGCCAGCATAAATCTGTGCACCGGCAACCACTGCTCGATTGTTCAGGAGGTGGTGCGTCCACTGCTCGGTTTCCTAACCTACACGATCTGCTCCTTGATGGTCCTCGGCGATGCCAAGTCGGACATCTATGTTCTGTACTCCGATGCCAAACCGGGTGATCTACTGAGGCCGGAGAAGCCAATGCATCCGTATTTCGATAATATTAGGATCCAGGCAACGATCTCCTTGGTGACCAGTGTGATTTTCCTGCTGCACTGCCTCATCGCCTTGGATGTGCTGCTCTCCAACGAGGACTCGGACGATGAACACTCCTCGGAGAACTCCAAGCCCTCGGATCCCTCTGATGATATTGTCGACGAGCTGGACTACGTCCCGGTGCGGCTCTACGTGCTGGGAGGAGTGGTGCAACGCTGGCTTGAGCAGTACCAGTGGTTCCAGGACTTTACCCGCAATGGGGTCTCATATATCTGA